CTGCAAGGATATGGGATTTATCTATCAATCCTCGGAGATTTATGGGGGAATCAATGGCTTTTGGGACTATGGTCCTCTCGGCGTCGAGTTGAAGCGCAACATCAAAGAGGCTTGGTGGCATGACATGGTACGCCATCCGCCGGTCGGACCGGATGGACGGGACCTGCGGATGGTCGGTCTCGATTGTGCGATCATCATGAATCCGCGGGTCTGGGAAGCCAGCGGGCACGTGGCCGGTTTCAGTGATCTGATGGTGGATTGCAAGGAATGCAAGGGCCGCTTCCGGGCCGACCAGATTCAGGATATTCCTTGCCCTCTCAAACCCAGCCTGATGGTTGGAAAATATGAGAAATGCCAGTTGACTGAGCCGCGGGCCTTCAACCTTATGTTCCAAACCTATGTCGGAGCGGTGCAAAGCCCGGAAAACGTGGCCTATCTCCGCCCGGAGACCGCCCAAGGTATCTTCGTCAACTTCAAAAACGTTCTGGACTCCAGCCGTCTGAAACTCCCTTTCGGAATCGCGCAAATTGGCAAGGCCTTCCGCAATGAGATCAATCCGCGCAATTACACTTTCCGCAGCCGAGAATTCGAGCAGATGGAAATCGAGTTTTTCTGCCACCCTAAGGACTCGATGATGTGGTACGAATACTGGCGGGAGGTTCGCAAACAATGGTACGTCCGCTTAGGCTTGACCAGCGACAAGCTCCGGGCACGCGAGCAATCCCGTGAAGAGTTGGCCCATTACTCTTGCGGTACGACAGATATCGAATATCTCTTCCCCTTCGCGGACGAACCCCAAGAGTTGGAAGGCGTAGCGCATCGGGGGGACTTCGATCTCAAGGCTCACGCCCAGCACAGTGGTAAGGATCTGAGTTATTTTGACGAGGACGGATGGAATGCTCTGCTGGCGGAGCGGCTTGCCCCCTTTCAACAGGATAAACCCCGCCGAGAGGAGGAAAAGAAGCGCTTGGAGCGGGAAGAGAAGCCCAAGTTCCAGTTCCTGCCGCATGTCATCGAGCCGTCCGCCGGCGTGGACCGCTTCCTGTTGGCGGTACTCTGCGAAGCCTACACGGAAGATCAGGTGCCTGATGCTAAGGGAAACCTGGAAAGCCGGACGGTGATGCGCTTCCATCCCCGCTTGGCCCCGATCAAAGCGGCCGTCTTTCCCTTGGTCAATAAGGATGGTATGGACGAAATCGCCTACAAACTCTACCGGGAGTTGAAGGCGCATTT
This genomic interval from Thermogemmata fonticola contains the following:
- a CDS encoding glycine--tRNA ligase, whose protein sequence is MSAKIDMARFARFCKDMGFIYQSSEIYGGINGFWDYGPLGVELKRNIKEAWWHDMVRHPPVGPDGRDLRMVGLDCAIIMNPRVWEASGHVAGFSDLMVDCKECKGRFRADQIQDIPCPLKPSLMVGKYEKCQLTEPRAFNLMFQTYVGAVQSPENVAYLRPETAQGIFVNFKNVLDSSRLKLPFGIAQIGKAFRNEINPRNYTFRSREFEQMEIEFFCHPKDSMMWYEYWREVRKQWYVRLGLTSDKLRAREQSREELAHYSCGTTDIEYLFPFADEPQELEGVAHRGDFDLKAHAQHSGKDLSYFDEDGWNALLAERLAPFQQDKPRREEEKKRLEREEKPKFQFLPHVIEPSAGVDRFLLAVLCEAYTEDQVPDAKGNLESRTVMRFHPRLAPIKAAVFPLVNKDGMDEIAYKLYRELKAHFPVVYDHSGAIGRRYRRQDEAGTPFCITIDGETLQNSSVTIRDRDTLRQIRINLSEVRSWLADALRPA